One Pectobacterium colocasium DNA segment encodes these proteins:
- the rpsA gene encoding 30S ribosomal protein S1: protein MTESFAQLFEESLKEIETRPGSIVRGVVVAIDKDVVLVDAGLKSESAIPVEQFKNASGELEIQVGDEVDVALDAIEDGFGETLLSREKAKRHEAWLTLEKAYEEAATVTGIINGKVKGGFTVELNGIRAFLPGSLVDVRPVRDTLHLEGKELEFKVIKLDQKRNNVVVSRRAVIESENSAERDQLLENLQEGMEVKGIVKNLTDYGAFVDLGGVDGLLHITDMAWKRVKHPSEIVNVGDEITVKVLKFDRERTRVSLGLKQLGEDPWVAIAKRYPESTRLTGRVTNLTDYGCFVEIEEGVEGLVHVSEMDWTNKNIHPSKVVNVGDVVEVMVLDIDEERRRISLGLKQCKSNPWQLFAETHNKGDRVEGKIKSITDFGIFIGLDGGIDGLVHLSDISWNVAGEEAVREYKKGDEIAAVVLQVDAERERISLGVKQLAEDPFNNYLSVNKKGAIVTGKVTAVDAKGATVELADGVEGYLRASEASRDRVEDATLVLNVGDSVEAKYTGVDRKNRVVSLSVRAKDEADEKDAIATVNNKPEESNFSNAMAEAFKAAKGE from the coding sequence ATGACTGAATCTTTTGCTCAACTCTTTGAAGAATCCCTGAAAGAAATCGAAACCCGTCCTGGTTCCATCGTACGCGGTGTTGTTGTTGCTATTGACAAAGATGTCGTACTGGTTGACGCCGGTCTGAAATCTGAATCTGCCATTCCGGTAGAGCAATTCAAGAACGCATCAGGCGAACTGGAAATTCAGGTTGGTGATGAAGTTGACGTTGCTCTGGACGCTATCGAAGATGGCTTCGGTGAAACGCTGCTTTCTCGCGAAAAAGCTAAACGTCATGAAGCATGGCTGACGCTGGAAAAAGCCTACGAAGAAGCTGCAACGGTTACCGGTATTATCAACGGTAAAGTTAAAGGCGGTTTCACTGTTGAGCTGAACGGCATTCGTGCGTTCCTGCCAGGTTCTCTGGTAGACGTTCGTCCGGTTCGCGATACGCTGCATCTGGAAGGCAAAGAGCTTGAGTTCAAAGTTATCAAGCTGGATCAGAAACGCAACAACGTTGTTGTTTCCCGCCGTGCAGTTATCGAATCTGAAAACAGCGCTGAGCGCGATCAACTGCTGGAAAACCTGCAGGAAGGCATGGAAGTTAAAGGTATCGTTAAGAACCTTACTGACTACGGTGCATTCGTTGATCTGGGCGGCGTTGATGGCCTGCTGCATATCACTGATATGGCTTGGAAACGTGTTAAACATCCAAGCGAAATCGTCAATGTGGGCGACGAAATCACTGTTAAAGTGCTGAAGTTCGACCGCGAGCGTACTCGTGTATCTCTGGGCCTGAAACAACTGGGCGAAGATCCATGGGTTGCTATCGCTAAACGTTACCCAGAAAGCACGCGTCTGACTGGCCGCGTGACTAACCTGACTGACTACGGTTGCTTCGTTGAAATCGAAGAAGGCGTTGAAGGTCTGGTACACGTTTCCGAAATGGATTGGACCAACAAAAACATCCACCCATCCAAAGTTGTTAACGTTGGTGACGTAGTGGAAGTGATGGTTCTGGATATCGACGAAGAACGTCGTCGTATCTCTCTGGGCCTGAAACAGTGCAAATCTAACCCATGGCAGCTGTTCGCAGAAACCCACAACAAGGGCGATCGCGTTGAAGGTAAAATCAAGTCTATCACTGACTTCGGTATCTTCATCGGCCTGGACGGCGGCATCGATGGTCTGGTGCACCTGTCCGACATCTCCTGGAACGTGGCTGGCGAAGAAGCCGTTCGCGAATACAAGAAAGGTGATGAAATCGCCGCTGTTGTTCTGCAGGTTGACGCAGAGCGCGAGCGTATCTCCCTGGGCGTGAAACAACTGGCTGAAGATCCGTTCAATAACTACCTGTCTGTTAACAAGAAAGGTGCTATTGTTACTGGTAAAGTTACAGCAGTTGACGCCAAAGGTGCTACAGTTGAATTAGCAGACGGCGTAGAAGGCTACCTGCGTGCTTCTGAAGCGTCTCGTGACCGCGTTGAAGACGCAACACTGGTACTGAACGTTGGCGACAGCGTTGAAGCAAAATACACCGGTGTTGATCGTAAAAACCGCGTTGTTAGCCTGTCTGTTCGTGCGAAAGACGAAGCTGACGAGAAAGATGCAATCGCAACTGTCAACAACAAGCCTGAAGAAAGCAATTTCTCCAACGCAATGGCAGAAGCGTTCAAAGCAGCTAAAGGCGAGTAA
- the hisIE gene encoding bifunctional phosphoribosyl-AMP cyclohydrolase/phosphoribosyl-ATP diphosphatase HisIE produces MLPVVVQHAVSGEVLMLGYMNQDALQATEESGKVTFFSRTKQRLWTKGESSGHFLNVVSITPDCDNDTLLILVNPIGPTCHLGTSSCFSPAASDWTFLYQLEQLLAERKHADPDSSYTARLYASGTKRIAQKVGEEGLETALAATVHDREELTNEAADLMYHLLVLLQDQDLDLATIINRLKDRHNK; encoded by the coding sequence ATGCTGCCTGTTGTCGTGCAACACGCGGTATCCGGTGAAGTATTGATGCTGGGCTACATGAATCAGGACGCCTTACAGGCTACGGAAGAAAGCGGTAAAGTCACGTTTTTCTCACGTACCAAGCAGCGGTTGTGGACCAAAGGCGAATCTTCCGGCCATTTCCTGAATGTCGTCTCGATTACGCCAGACTGCGATAATGATACGCTGCTGATTCTGGTTAATCCTATCGGGCCAACCTGTCATCTGGGAACCAGCAGCTGCTTCTCGCCTGCCGCCAGCGACTGGACGTTCCTTTATCAGTTGGAGCAACTGCTGGCCGAGCGTAAGCACGCTGACCCGGATAGCTCGTATACCGCACGCCTGTACGCCAGCGGCACCAAGCGCATTGCGCAGAAAGTGGGGGAAGAAGGACTGGAAACCGCACTCGCGGCAACGGTGCATGACCGCGAAGAGCTGACCAATGAAGCCGCGGATTTAATGTACCATCTGCTGGTGCTGTTGCAGGATCAGGATTTAGATCTGGCGACCATCATCAATCGTCTGAAAGATCGCCACAATAAATAA
- a CDS encoding amidohydrolase translates to MGIHDGRVVAAGSYQDVKAKMPKNTSEHLLSGKQTLLPGLIEPHVHIINTAMLSAIGNDVSPFEEQILRKNYNRDWVTSNLAKKVVGKSDSDWLIGFGADPSLFIGGEKEFNANILDEHVTDKIPVFVINASMHLAYINTCAIKLVKTKGVDAPSDGILKEIVGIKPVVDVMTNSYPQTELAAKLVAAVHHLFGVASQRGVTYMLDAGVEPKSEQAAFDQVNLLNKWAHLPGCPVRIGGALLVTSDSDFKSNVVDSYSPGYGDEHFHLPYIKIISDGSNQGLTGYQSSPYCCNSRYEKAPSETNVGAFNFDPLTSINTLVGSVVQHKWPLMIHTNGDEAIRLTLASFKEAGVTSATYEQRRDRLEHASLLTDDHLSEMKLRGISPSFLIGHVGYWGWAFQQTILGEERADHLDRCQSALDHGMKITLHSDNGVTPLGPLRMMEQAISRVMEGAPQQATPAVLRDQERISRFAALKAATYDAAWQCHADRWVGSLVAGKCADFVILADSPLTYDSADKNNPVNDMRHISVLETWKGGRKVHSGAEHS, encoded by the coding sequence ATGGGAATTCATGACGGACGGGTGGTTGCAGCGGGTTCATACCAGGATGTGAAGGCCAAAATGCCGAAAAACACATCGGAGCACCTATTATCAGGTAAGCAAACACTGTTGCCGGGTCTGATTGAACCGCATGTACATATCATCAATACGGCGATGTTATCTGCTATCGGCAATGATGTTAGCCCGTTTGAAGAACAGATATTGCGCAAAAATTATAATAGAGACTGGGTGACATCCAATCTGGCTAAGAAGGTGGTGGGAAAGTCCGATTCGGACTGGCTTATTGGCTTTGGTGCCGACCCTTCCTTGTTTATTGGTGGAGAGAAGGAATTCAATGCCAACATTCTTGATGAGCATGTGACGGATAAAATACCCGTTTTTGTCATCAATGCCTCGATGCACCTTGCCTATATCAACACCTGTGCCATTAAACTTGTCAAAACCAAAGGTGTTGATGCGCCATCAGACGGCATTCTGAAAGAAATCGTGGGTATAAAGCCCGTTGTGGACGTCATGACCAATAGTTACCCCCAAACAGAACTGGCGGCGAAGTTAGTTGCCGCAGTGCACCATTTGTTTGGTGTGGCGAGTCAGCGCGGTGTGACTTATATGCTTGATGCGGGCGTTGAACCCAAAAGTGAGCAGGCTGCTTTTGATCAAGTGAACTTGCTGAATAAATGGGCGCATCTGCCGGGCTGTCCGGTGCGGATTGGTGGCGCGCTGCTCGTGACGAGTGATAGTGATTTTAAGAGTAACGTGGTTGATTCTTACTCCCCAGGATACGGCGATGAACATTTTCACTTACCGTATATCAAGATTATTTCGGATGGCTCTAATCAAGGACTGACGGGATATCAATCTTCTCCATATTGCTGTAACAGCCGCTATGAAAAAGCACCGAGTGAAACAAATGTGGGGGCTTTCAACTTCGATCCTCTCACGAGCATCAATACGCTGGTGGGGAGCGTTGTGCAACATAAATGGCCGTTGATGATTCATACGAATGGCGATGAAGCCATTAGGCTAACGTTAGCGTCATTTAAAGAGGCGGGTGTGACATCGGCAACTTATGAACAGCGCCGCGATCGTTTGGAACATGCGTCCCTGCTGACTGATGACCATCTGTCTGAAATGAAGCTACGCGGTATTTCACCTAGCTTCTTAATTGGTCATGTGGGGTATTGGGGCTGGGCATTTCAGCAAACCATATTGGGAGAGGAGCGGGCCGATCACCTCGACCGCTGCCAATCCGCGCTTGATCACGGCATGAAGATTACGCTACACAGCGATAACGGTGTTACGCCACTTGGCCCACTGCGCATGATGGAACAGGCTATTTCACGGGTGATGGAAGGCGCACCTCAACAGGCGACTCCTGCTGTGTTGCGCGATCAAGAACGGATTTCCCGTTTCGCAGCGCTTAAAGCCGCGACCTATGATGCCGCCTGGCAATGTCATGCAGATCGGTGGGTAGGTTCGCTCGTCGCAGGTAAATGTGCTGACTTTGTGATTCTGGCGGATTCTCCGCTGACCTATGACTCAGCAGATAAGAATAACCCGGTCAACGATATGCGTCATATCTCGGTTCTGGAAACCTGGAAAGGGGGACGTAAAGTGCATTCAGGCGCGGAGCACTCTTAA
- the ihfB gene encoding integration host factor subunit beta, whose protein sequence is MTKSELIERLAGQQSHIPAKVVEDAVKEMLEQMASTLAEGDRIEIRGFGSFSLHYRAPRVGRNPKTGDKVELEGKYVPHFKPGKELRDRANIYG, encoded by the coding sequence ATGACCAAGTCTGAACTTATTGAAAGGCTTGCTGGACAGCAATCTCATATCCCGGCCAAAGTGGTTGAGGATGCAGTGAAAGAAATGCTTGAACAAATGGCTTCTACGTTAGCCGAAGGCGACCGTATTGAAATCCGTGGGTTTGGCAGCTTCTCACTTCACTACCGTGCACCGCGTGTAGGTCGTAATCCGAAGACGGGTGACAAAGTTGAGCTGGAAGGCAAGTATGTCCCTCACTTTAAGCCGGGCAAGGAACTCCGCGACCGCGCTAACATTTATGGTTAA